Proteins from one Flavobacterium sp. N2038 genomic window:
- a CDS encoding SDR family oxidoreductase, with translation MNLNLNNKIIIVTGGAKGIGLGICKVLAAEGAIPVIIGRHDTDNQIAIKEIEAEGGKALAVVAELTDPEACKNAVDKVIELCGCIDGLVNNAGVNDGVGLENGDYEKFMASIHKNLVHYYLMAQYALPELKKTKGSIVNIGSKTADTGQGNTSAYAASNGGRNALTREWAVELLKYGIRVNAVIVAECYTPLYETWINTLENPEQKLKEITAKIPFGNRMTTAEEIANMAVFLLSDKSSHTTGQLIYVDGGYTHLDRSL, from the coding sequence ATGAATCTTAATCTTAATAACAAAATAATCATTGTAACCGGCGGAGCAAAAGGTATCGGGCTTGGGATTTGTAAAGTCCTGGCTGCCGAAGGTGCAATTCCTGTAATAATAGGAAGACATGATACCGACAATCAAATTGCGATTAAAGAAATTGAAGCTGAAGGAGGAAAAGCACTTGCTGTGGTAGCCGAACTGACGGATCCGGAAGCGTGTAAAAATGCAGTAGATAAGGTGATTGAATTGTGTGGCTGTATTGATGGATTGGTTAATAATGCCGGCGTAAATGACGGAGTAGGTCTCGAAAATGGAGATTATGAAAAATTTATGGCATCGATTCATAAAAATCTGGTACACTATTACTTGATGGCACAATATGCTTTACCTGAGTTGAAAAAAACAAAAGGATCAATTGTAAACATAGGTTCAAAAACGGCCGATACTGGACAGGGAAATACTTCTGCTTATGCTGCTTCAAACGGTGGACGTAATGCTCTGACCCGCGAATGGGCTGTTGAATTATTAAAATACGGAATACGGGTAAATGCAGTGATTGTTGCAGAATGTTACACACCATTGTATGAAACGTGGATTAATACATTGGAAAATCCAGAGCAAAAATTAAAAGAAATCACGGCTAAAATTCCATTCGGAAATAGAATGACGACTGCTGAAGAAATTGCTAATATGGCTGTATTCTTATTATCTGACAAATCAAGTCATACAACAGGTCAATTGATTTATGTAGATGGAGGATATACGCACCTGGATCGTTCTTTATAA
- a CDS encoding amidohydrolase family protein — translation MKIDSHQHFWKYNPVKDAWIDDQMKVIRRDFLPADLEPLLVENQFGGCVAVQADQSEDETLFLLDLAKNNPFIKGVVGWIDLSAETIGEHLQYYTKYEKLKGFRHIIQAEADIDFMLQEKFQNGISKLEEYNYTYDILIFPKHLENAAKLVAKFPKQKFVIDHLAKPDFKNKKFEEWETGIRTIAQFPNVMCKVSGLVTEADWNNWTAEDFTYCLDIVTEVFGIDRLMFGSDWPVSLLAASYAESCEIVEDYFSKFSKADQDKFWSRNTIDFYQLEE, via the coding sequence ATGAAAATAGATAGCCACCAACATTTTTGGAAGTACAATCCTGTAAAAGATGCCTGGATCGATGATCAGATGAAAGTGATCAGAAGGGATTTTTTACCAGCTGATCTGGAACCTTTATTAGTAGAAAATCAGTTTGGAGGCTGTGTGGCCGTACAGGCAGATCAAAGTGAAGATGAAACTCTTTTTTTACTGGATCTGGCAAAAAATAATCCTTTTATAAAAGGAGTAGTAGGCTGGATAGATTTAAGTGCAGAAACGATCGGGGAGCATTTGCAGTATTATACCAAATATGAAAAACTAAAAGGGTTCAGACATATTATTCAGGCAGAAGCTGATATTGATTTTATGTTACAGGAAAAATTTCAAAACGGAATTTCAAAATTAGAAGAATATAATTATACGTATGATATTTTGATTTTTCCAAAGCATCTGGAAAATGCTGCAAAATTGGTAGCAAAATTTCCAAAGCAAAAATTTGTAATTGATCATTTGGCAAAACCGGATTTTAAAAATAAGAAATTTGAGGAATGGGAAACGGGAATCAGAACGATAGCACAGTTTCCGAACGTGATGTGCAAAGTTTCTGGTTTAGTAACCGAAGCTGACTGGAATAATTGGACTGCTGAAGATTTTACGTACTGTCTGGACATTGTTACCGAAGTATTCGGAATTGATCGTCTAATGTTTGGCAGTGACTGGCCGGTAAGTTTACTGGCAGCATCTTATGCAGAATCCTGCGAAATTGTAGAGGATTATTTTTCTAAATTTTCTAAAGCAGATCAGGATAAATTCTGGAGCAGGAATACAATCGATTTTTATCAATTGGAGGAATAA
- a CDS encoding L-rhamnose mutarotase: MVTQKYCLALDLVEDPALMTEYKKYHEKIWPEITQSITDSGIENLDIYCVGNRMFMIIEANETFTFERKGAMDANNPVVQKWEELMWKYQKALPWAKEGEKWMMMDKIFDLHENR, encoded by the coding sequence ATGGTAACTCAGAAATATTGTCTCGCATTAGATTTAGTCGAAGATCCGGCATTAATGACCGAATATAAAAAGTATCATGAGAAAATCTGGCCAGAGATTACCCAAAGTATAACAGATTCAGGAATTGAAAATTTAGATATTTATTGTGTAGGGAACAGAATGTTTATGATAATTGAGGCCAATGAAACTTTTACTTTTGAAAGAAAAGGAGCAATGGATGCTAATAATCCTGTGGTTCAGAAATGGGAAGAACTTATGTGGAAATATCAAAAAGCATTACCCTGGGCAAAAGAAGGCGAAAAATGGATGATGATGGATAAAATATTTGATTTGCATGAAAATAGATAG
- a CDS encoding AraC family transcriptional regulator codes for MKIVKTTIASYTNTSLSVFSREESFFQSPFHSHPEFELVYILESHGKRIIGNSVESFEPGDMVFLGDDIPHVWLNDEIFYKGINSLKAKAIVIYFSKDLFGNSFYELPEAQEVKKFFSQAMKGVSISGETNTLIAKKMGKLLHKKGFEVVMGLLEIIFLLSKSKDLRYINDNSYVSVNEDNKSDRLAEVFKYVKSNYKEEISLDEIAKIANLTPTSFCRMFKAKTKKPFVEYLNEIRVSNACKYLIETDLGISEIAYECGYKTASNFNKLFKKLIGTTPKEYRKNTLV; via the coding sequence ATGAAAATTGTTAAGACTACCATAGCTTCCTATACCAATACATCACTGTCTGTATTTTCTCGTGAGGAGTCGTTTTTTCAGTCGCCTTTTCATTCGCATCCTGAATTTGAACTGGTGTATATTTTAGAAAGTCATGGCAAGAGAATTATAGGCAATTCTGTAGAATCTTTTGAACCCGGTGATATGGTTTTTCTTGGAGATGATATCCCGCATGTATGGCTTAATGATGAAATTTTTTATAAAGGAATAAATAGTCTGAAAGCAAAAGCCATTGTAATTTATTTTAGCAAAGATCTTTTTGGTAATTCTTTTTATGAGTTACCGGAAGCCCAGGAGGTAAAAAAGTTTTTTTCTCAGGCTATGAAAGGAGTTTCTATTTCGGGAGAAACCAATACTCTGATTGCTAAAAAAATGGGCAAATTGCTTCATAAGAAAGGTTTTGAAGTGGTAATGGGACTACTTGAAATTATATTTCTTTTGTCTAAAAGTAAAGACCTTCGATATATTAACGATAACTCTTATGTATCCGTCAATGAAGATAATAAAAGCGACAGGCTTGCAGAGGTTTTTAAATATGTGAAGTCCAATTACAAAGAAGAGATTTCGCTGGATGAAATCGCTAAAATTGCCAATCTTACGCCAACATCTTTTTGCAGAATGTTTAAAGCCAAAACCAAAAAACCTTTTGTAGAATATTTAAATGAGATCAGAGTTTCAAATGCTTGTAAATATTTAATTGAAACCGATTTGGGTATTTCTGAAATTGCCTATGAATGCGGTTATAAAACAGCCTCAAACTTCAATAAACTGTTTAAGAAATTAATTGGAACAACTCCAAAAGAATACCGAAAAAATACTTTGGTTTAG
- a CDS encoding prolyl oligopeptidase family serine peptidase yields MNKGLLIFLLALGTNCISQTKATGNVVEYFGKEKIVTTAEGSVLYHFSEGYTLPADKKSGTLFNGQDPVAWQYAVGKFTNPSKQKGDWLPLKVDTAGVFSGKEMKSAFLFTEYNSPKEQIVILETTGGTRTYINGFPHEGDHYDFGYTLIPFRLKKGSNEFVYTKGRFGRVKSKIIVPSKSIQFTKRDLTLPDVINGEKDEKWASVRIINATEKELKNLVITAKLSSGETAIYATDNIIPLFVRKVKFKVPAAKDNFTGELKIELTLTDKNGKVLDKTEFPIQQRSATVHHERTFLSKVDNSVQYYSIAPALGEGQKALILSVHGASVEARNQARAYKQKDWAHIVAATNRRPFGFNWEDWGRIDALEVLEEAKKVFKTIPAQTYLTGHSMGGHGTWFLGTTYPGKFAAIAPCASYPDISMYGFDKGDEMHDQYKAYESIKRSANSGRVKSLVQNLKQAGVYILHGDADSTVPISQVREMRQILGTFHPNFCYYEYPGGEHWYGDHSVDWFPIFEFFKRQTIPANKEVKEIDFNTATPQVSSTDYWVKLQQQIRPFDFSNITAKIDKQQINIKTKNVSIMEVDLASLDLKDEITINIDDQILKAPSDKKVILALQSEKWAFVNEIDTSKKYAERQGGFKFAFNNNVVFVYATDGSATDREWYLNRARFDAETFYYRGNGSIDVIADKEFSLEKYKDRNVIIYGNASNNSAWKLVLKNSPIQIDNQQVKIGSKLLKEDDLAAYFVVPRNDSKTAMVGVVAGTSEKGMKATWANNYISGITGFPDVMIFKADLLLNGLPDMKVSGFFDNDWTTKTLEFFDTTDQNITAKAAN; encoded by the coding sequence ATGAACAAAGGACTCTTAATTTTCCTGCTCGCTTTAGGTACAAATTGTATCTCACAGACAAAAGCTACAGGAAATGTAGTTGAATATTTCGGAAAGGAAAAAATTGTAACCACGGCCGAGGGAAGTGTTTTATATCATTTCAGCGAAGGCTACACACTTCCTGCCGATAAAAAAAGCGGAACCCTTTTTAATGGGCAAGATCCTGTTGCCTGGCAATATGCCGTGGGAAAATTTACAAACCCAAGTAAACAAAAAGGAGACTGGCTTCCTCTAAAAGTAGATACTGCGGGAGTATTTAGCGGGAAAGAAATGAAATCGGCTTTTCTTTTTACGGAATACAATTCGCCAAAAGAACAAATCGTAATTCTGGAAACTACCGGCGGAACCCGCACTTATATAAACGGTTTTCCTCATGAAGGTGATCATTATGATTTTGGCTATACTTTAATCCCGTTCAGACTCAAAAAAGGTTCGAATGAATTTGTTTATACCAAAGGACGTTTTGGTCGTGTAAAATCAAAAATTATTGTGCCTTCAAAAAGCATTCAGTTTACCAAACGTGATTTGACACTTCCCGATGTTATCAATGGCGAAAAGGACGAGAAATGGGCTTCTGTTCGCATCATAAATGCTACTGAAAAAGAACTAAAAAACCTTGTGATCACGGCAAAATTATCAAGCGGAGAAACGGCTATTTATGCAACAGATAATATTATACCATTGTTTGTTCGCAAAGTAAAATTTAAAGTTCCGGCTGCAAAAGACAATTTTACAGGTGAATTAAAAATAGAACTAACCCTTACAGATAAAAACGGGAAAGTACTGGATAAAACCGAATTTCCTATTCAGCAACGCTCAGCAACAGTACACCATGAACGCACTTTTTTAAGTAAGGTCGATAATAGTGTACAATATTACAGTATTGCTCCTGCATTGGGAGAGGGACAAAAAGCATTGATTTTATCGGTTCATGGTGCTTCGGTCGAAGCGCGAAATCAGGCAAGAGCTTACAAACAAAAAGACTGGGCACATATTGTAGCCGCCACCAATCGTCGTCCGTTTGGTTTTAACTGGGAAGACTGGGGAAGAATCGATGCGCTGGAAGTTCTGGAAGAAGCTAAAAAGGTTTTTAAAACGATTCCGGCTCAAACCTATCTGACAGGACATTCTATGGGCGGACACGGAACCTGGTTTCTTGGAACTACTTATCCGGGTAAATTTGCAGCAATTGCTCCGTGTGCCTCTTATCCTGACATTTCGATGTACGGATTTGATAAAGGTGATGAAATGCACGATCAATACAAAGCTTATGAATCCATTAAACGTTCTGCTAATTCCGGTCGTGTAAAAAGCCTTGTACAAAACCTAAAACAAGCAGGTGTTTATATTCTTCATGGCGATGCCGATTCTACTGTTCCGATTTCACAAGTACGGGAAATGCGCCAGATTTTAGGAACTTTCCATCCTAATTTCTGTTATTATGAGTATCCGGGCGGCGAACACTGGTATGGTGATCATTCAGTAGATTGGTTTCCTATTTTTGAATTCTTTAAGCGCCAAACGATTCCGGCAAACAAAGAGGTTAAAGAAATTGATTTTAATACCGCTACTCCACAAGTTTCATCTACAGATTATTGGGTAAAATTGCAACAGCAAATTCGTCCGTTTGATTTTTCAAATATTACCGCTAAAATTGACAAACAGCAAATTAACATTAAAACTAAAAATGTTTCGATAATGGAAGTTGATCTGGCTTCATTGGATTTAAAAGATGAAATCACTATCAATATTGATGATCAGATCCTAAAAGCACCATCTGATAAAAAAGTAATTCTGGCTCTGCAAAGTGAAAAATGGGCATTCGTAAACGAAATCGATACGTCTAAAAAATATGCAGAACGTCAAGGCGGATTCAAGTTTGCATTCAATAACAATGTTGTTTTTGTTTATGCAACCGACGGTTCTGCCACCGATCGCGAATGGTATTTAAACAGAGCACGTTTTGATGCTGAGACTTTCTATTACAGAGGAAACGGAAGCATTGATGTGATTGCTGATAAAGAATTTTCTTTGGAAAAATATAAAGATCGAAATGTAATTATCTACGGAAATGCATCGAATAATAGTGCCTGGAAATTGGTTTTGAAGAATTCACCAATACAGATTGACAATCAACAAGTAAAAATTGGCAGCAAACTATTAAAAGAAGATGATTTGGCCGCCTATTTTGTTGTTCCAAGAAACGACAGCAAAACTGCAATGGTTGGTGTTGTTGCCGGAACTTCTGAAAAAGGAATGAAAGCCACGTGGGCAAACAATTATATTTCGGGAATTACTGGTTTTCCTGATGTAATGATTTTTAAAGCTGATTTACTTTTAAACGGTTTACCTGATATGAAAGTAAGTGGTTTCTTTGATAACGACTGGACAACTAAAACTTTAGAATTCTTCGACACTACAGATCAAAATATAACGGCAAAAGCAGCAAATTAA
- a CDS encoding isoaspartyl peptidase/L-asparaginase family protein has product MTNRRNFLKTTAIASAAVVLNPFAGNAKETKEECNDFADGKVRKPIVLSTWRFGLQANEAAWEVLKKGGRALDAVEAGVKVPEADPKERSVGYGGRPDRDGRVTLDACIMDELSNIGSVGCLEHIKHPISVARAVMEKTPHVMLVGDGALQFALSQGFQKENLLVPDSEKEWKEWLKTSEYKPIANIENHDTIGMIALDAAGNLSGACTTSGMAFKMHGRLGDSPIIGAGLYVDNEIGAATATGHGEEVIRIAGCHLVVELMRQGRSPQKACEEAVLRVVKLMKNRNKDLKDIQVGFIALNKKGDYGSYCVQSGFNYAVYDQTGNRLIDPEFYLK; this is encoded by the coding sequence ATGACAAATCGCAGAAATTTTCTAAAAACAACTGCAATAGCATCAGCTGCTGTAGTATTAAACCCTTTTGCGGGAAATGCGAAAGAGACTAAAGAGGAATGTAATGATTTTGCTGATGGAAAAGTGAGAAAACCAATTGTACTTTCTACCTGGCGTTTTGGTTTACAGGCTAATGAAGCAGCATGGGAAGTATTAAAAAAAGGTGGACGTGCCTTAGACGCGGTAGAAGCCGGAGTTAAAGTTCCTGAAGCTGACCCAAAAGAAAGAAGTGTGGGATACGGAGGAAGACCTGATCGTGACGGACGTGTAACACTTGATGCCTGTATTATGGATGAGCTATCTAATATTGGTTCTGTAGGATGTCTGGAACATATTAAACACCCTATTTCTGTTGCTCGTGCCGTAATGGAAAAAACACCTCACGTTATGCTGGTTGGCGATGGGGCACTTCAGTTTGCCTTATCACAAGGGTTTCAAAAAGAAAACTTATTAGTTCCGGATTCCGAAAAAGAATGGAAAGAGTGGTTAAAAACTTCCGAATACAAACCAATTGCCAATATCGAAAATCATGATACGATCGGAATGATTGCTCTTGATGCTGCCGGAAATCTTTCAGGCGCCTGTACCACAAGCGGAATGGCTTTCAAAATGCACGGTCGCTTGGGCGATTCCCCTATTATCGGGGCAGGATTGTATGTAGATAACGAAATTGGAGCTGCAACTGCAACAGGACATGGCGAGGAAGTAATTAGAATTGCGGGCTGTCATCTTGTAGTTGAATTAATGCGTCAGGGAAGATCTCCGCAAAAAGCCTGTGAAGAAGCAGTTCTAAGAGTTGTTAAACTGATGAAAAACAGAAATAAGGATTTAAAAGATATTCAGGTTGGATTTATTGCTTTGAATAAAAAAGGAGATTATGGCTCTTATTGCGTTCAAAGCGGTTTTAACTATGCTGTTTATGATCAAACCGGAAATAGATTAATTGATCCGGAATTTTATTTAAAATAG
- a CDS encoding alpha-L-fucosidase — protein MKNKFKLLFTALICASGFSLQAQGDFSMKADQSEEAGYIWTKDSQVKANLDKWQGYKFGVLIHMGLYSQLGTVESWGLAPEDWVTRDGYDDYYKYATDYRNTKYKLNPTNLNSEKWAKMFKGAGAKYMIFTSKHHDGFCMYDSKFTDFKITNPELPYAKNPKADVLKDVLDASRKEGLAVGVYYSKPDWTTENFWWSYYPPKDRNPTYDIKKFPDRWKSYVQYTQNQLNELTTNYGKVDILWLDGCWVRPLSTINKKVEEFCKYPYDMDIDMKLISETARKKQPGMLVVDRWVPSEYENYLTPEQKTPEKPLTVPWESCITLGGAWGWVPNDHYKSSKEVIQLMTNIVVKGGNLLLGVGPDAKGEFDPKIENTLANVGKWLAVNGEAIYDTKPVAPYLDGKVGYTQKGNAIYGIYMPAKDEKELPAEITIKTGMKGSLKAALLFSKQKLKSKKTEDGITVTIPNELRTSLATQEAVVIKVTP, from the coding sequence ATGAAAAACAAATTCAAGTTACTATTTACAGCCTTAATCTGTGCCAGTGGATTTTCGCTTCAGGCTCAGGGTGATTTCAGTATGAAAGCAGACCAATCTGAAGAGGCCGGCTATATCTGGACAAAAGATTCACAGGTAAAAGCCAATCTTGACAAATGGCAGGGTTATAAATTTGGAGTATTAATCCATATGGGACTTTATTCTCAATTGGGTACTGTAGAATCCTGGGGACTGGCTCCGGAAGACTGGGTAACCAGAGATGGTTATGATGATTACTATAAATATGCCACCGATTACAGAAATACAAAATACAAACTAAACCCTACGAATTTGAATTCTGAAAAGTGGGCGAAAATGTTCAAAGGTGCGGGAGCTAAATATATGATTTTTACCTCCAAACACCATGATGGTTTCTGTATGTATGATTCAAAATTTACCGATTTTAAAATCACCAATCCGGAATTGCCTTATGCTAAAAATCCAAAAGCCGATGTATTAAAAGATGTATTGGATGCTTCAAGAAAAGAAGGTTTAGCTGTTGGAGTTTATTACTCCAAACCAGACTGGACAACTGAAAATTTCTGGTGGTCGTATTATCCCCCAAAAGACAGAAATCCTACTTATGATATTAAAAAATTTCCGGATCGCTGGAAAAGTTATGTGCAATACACACAAAATCAGCTGAACGAACTGACTACAAATTACGGAAAAGTAGATATTCTCTGGCTGGACGGATGCTGGGTTCGACCGCTATCCACTATCAACAAAAAAGTAGAAGAGTTTTGCAAGTATCCTTATGATATGGATATTGACATGAAATTGATTTCTGAAACTGCCCGTAAAAAACAACCAGGAATGTTGGTTGTAGATCGTTGGGTTCCGAGTGAATACGAAAATTATTTAACTCCAGAACAAAAAACACCCGAAAAACCTTTGACTGTACCATGGGAAAGCTGTATTACCTTAGGCGGAGCATGGGGATGGGTGCCAAATGATCATTACAAATCATCTAAAGAAGTGATACAATTAATGACCAATATTGTAGTAAAAGGCGGAAACTTATTACTGGGTGTTGGTCCGGATGCTAAAGGAGAATTTGATCCTAAGATTGAAAATACATTGGCTAACGTTGGAAAATGGCTGGCAGTAAACGGTGAAGCTATCTACGATACCAAACCTGTTGCACCCTATCTGGACGGAAAAGTGGGTTATACTCAAAAAGGAAATGCAATTTACGGAATTTACATGCCTGCAAAAGACGAGAAAGAATTGCCCGCAGAAATCACAATTAAGACGGGAATGAAAGGTAGTTTAAAAGCTGCTTTATTGTTTTCTAAGCAAAAATTGAAAAGTAAAAAAACTGAAGACGGAATTACTGTTACTATTCCAAATGAGTTGAGAACATCTTTAGCAACTCAGGAAGCGGTGGTTATTAAAGTCACTCCATAA
- a CDS encoding alpha-L-fucosidase produces the protein MKKLLLTILGCFAFLSMTAQKLNAPAPYGALPTESQLRWQELEQYVLVHFTPTTFQNKEWGYGDADPKIFNPVKFDANQIVNAAKDGGFKGVIFVAKHHDGFCLWPTKTTTYNISASPFRNGKGDMVKEFELAAHKAGMKFGLYCSPWDRNNEEYGRPEYVETYRNQLRELYSNYGDLFITWFDGANGGDGYYGGKKEKRNIDRSTYYGWDTTWGISKKLQPGAVIFADNGDVRWVGNEQGFAAETSWATFTPEPTAGKLVAAPGETNSEKAPEGTRNGKFWKPAECDVPLRNGWFYHSNEDNHVKSVSELFEIYCKSVGRGAGMDIGLAPNTDGLLHPNDVKALKDFGDFLKQLFADNLAQSAVITASEIRGDNQIFFGTKNLTDNDRYSYWATNDEVKKAWLLLEWKKEQTFNIIRLRENIKLGQRIEKIEIDAFINGIWKKVGEATSIGANRLVRLPNYVTTTKMRVLIKESPVCIALSDIGVFREPEQLPLPKIKRDKDGNVSITTETTVNQIRYTIDGTEPTIQSPVYQGIFSFLSSGDIKAKSFGTDMKAGETVIQSFNICKKDWKVVTATFENEEKEKASNTIDENPETFWSTAENTSLTPLPQYVVIDMGQEIEIAALSYLPRQNGAGGMVKNYQWEVSTDGTTWKTAAEGEFANIKSNPTEQNIILRTPTKARYIKFIGKTTIEGNYLSVAELGVKTTK, from the coding sequence ATGAAAAAACTATTATTAACAATCTTGGGATGTTTTGCCTTTTTGTCCATGACGGCTCAAAAATTAAACGCTCCAGCACCATATGGAGCTTTGCCAACCGAATCTCAATTGCGCTGGCAGGAACTGGAACAATATGTTTTAGTACACTTTACTCCTACCACTTTTCAGAATAAAGAATGGGGATATGGAGATGCTGATCCTAAAATTTTCAATCCGGTAAAATTTGATGCAAATCAAATTGTGAATGCTGCCAAAGACGGGGGTTTTAAAGGCGTTATTTTTGTTGCCAAACATCACGACGGGTTTTGTTTGTGGCCAACCAAAACAACAACATACAATATTAGCGCAAGTCCTTTTCGCAACGGAAAAGGTGATATGGTAAAAGAATTTGAACTGGCGGCACATAAAGCAGGAATGAAATTCGGACTTTATTGCTCTCCATGGGACAGAAATAATGAAGAATACGGAAGACCGGAATATGTAGAAACATACCGAAATCAATTAAGAGAATTATATTCAAATTATGGTGATTTATTTATTACCTGGTTTGATGGTGCCAATGGTGGAGATGGTTATTATGGTGGTAAAAAAGAAAAACGAAATATTGATCGCTCTACCTATTATGGTTGGGACACGACTTGGGGAATTTCTAAAAAGCTGCAGCCGGGAGCTGTTATTTTTGCAGATAATGGCGATGTACGCTGGGTAGGAAATGAACAGGGTTTTGCAGCAGAAACTTCCTGGGCTACTTTTACACCAGAACCAACTGCCGGAAAATTAGTTGCTGCTCCGGGTGAAACCAATTCGGAGAAAGCACCGGAAGGAACACGCAACGGGAAATTCTGGAAACCTGCCGAATGTGATGTACCACTTAGAAATGGCTGGTTTTATCATTCTAACGAAGATAATCACGTAAAATCAGTTTCTGAATTATTTGAAATTTACTGTAAATCTGTTGGAAGGGGCGCCGGAATGGATATCGGGCTAGCACCAAATACAGATGGTTTATTACATCCAAATGATGTTAAGGCTTTAAAAGATTTTGGTGATTTTCTAAAGCAATTATTTGCAGATAATCTTGCTCAATCAGCTGTGATTACCGCATCGGAAATCAGAGGTGATAATCAAATCTTTTTTGGAACCAAAAATCTGACTGATAATGACCGTTACTCGTATTGGGCAACCAATGATGAGGTAAAAAAAGCCTGGCTGCTTTTAGAATGGAAAAAAGAACAAACGTTTAATATCATTCGTTTAAGAGAAAATATCAAACTTGGTCAGCGTATTGAAAAAATCGAAATTGATGCTTTTATCAATGGAATCTGGAAAAAAGTAGGCGAAGCTACAAGCATTGGTGCCAACCGCTTGGTACGTTTACCCAATTATGTTACTACAACAAAAATGAGAGTTCTTATTAAAGAATCTCCCGTTTGTATTGCTTTAAGCGATATTGGCGTTTTTAGAGAGCCGGAACAATTACCTCTTCCAAAAATTAAAAGAGACAAAGACGGAAACGTTTCGATTACTACTGAAACAACCGTAAATCAAATTCGCTATACAATTGACGGAACAGAACCTACAATTCAATCTCCAGTTTATCAGGGTATATTTTCATTTTTATCATCAGGTGATATTAAAGCCAAATCTTTTGGAACAGACATGAAAGCTGGCGAAACCGTAATTCAATCTTTTAATATTTGCAAAAAAGACTGGAAAGTAGTTACTGCGACTTTTGAAAATGAGGAAAAGGAAAAAGCATCAAACACTATCGATGAAAATCCGGAAACTTTTTGGAGTACCGCCGAAAATACCTCATTAACGCCTTTACCACAATATGTTGTTATTGATATGGGACAAGAAATAGAAATCGCTGCTTTATCCTATTTGCCGCGCCAGAATGGAGCAGGCGGAATGGTGAAAAATTACCAATGGGAAGTAAGTACAGATGGTACAACATGGAAAACTGCTGCCGAAGGTGAGTTTGCCAATATAAAAAGTAATCCGACAGAGCAAAATATCATTTTAAGAACACCGACAAAAGCCCGATATATTAAATTTATAGGAAAAACTACTATCGAGGGAAATTATCTTTCTGTGGCTGAACTGGGAGTAAAAACAACGAAATAA